One segment of Fuscovulum ytuae DNA contains the following:
- a CDS encoding type II toxin-antitoxin system CcdA family antitoxin, giving the protein MSTTRRATSMTLDAALLDEARALGLNISRAAEEGIRAQVRAERSRRWKEDNAADIAAYNKWIEENGVPLARFRKF; this is encoded by the coding sequence ATGTCCACCACGCGCCGCGCCACATCGATGACCCTTGATGCCGCCCTTCTGGACGAAGCCCGCGCGCTCGGCCTCAACATCTCACGCGCCGCCGAGGAAGGTATCCGCGCGCAGGTCCGCGCGGAACGCAGCCGCCGCTGGAAGGAAGACAACGCCGCCGACATCGCGGCTTACAACAAGTGGATCGAAGAGAACGGCGTGCCGCTTGCCCGCTTCAGGAAATTCTGA
- the gap gene encoding type I glyceraldehyde-3-phosphate dehydrogenase — protein sequence MTITIGINGFGRIGRCTLAHIAESNRNDVQVVAINATGPIETNAHLLKYDSVHGRFPGTVKVSDGMLDLGRGPIRVMSTYNPGELDWEGVDVVLECTGQFNDRDKAAVHLGRGAKRVLVSAPAKRADKTVVYGVNHRALTAEHLVVSNGSCTTNCLAPLAKVLNDAIGIESGIMTTIHSYTGDQPTLDRRHKDLYRARAAAMAMIPTSTGAAKALGEVLPELAGKLDGSAIRVPTPNVSAVDLTFVAGKTVTAQDVNDIVREAAAGYMGMVLAYDPEPKVSIDFNHTPQSSIFAPDQTKVVGGRTVRVLAWYDNEWGFSCRMADVAGVMGRLLH from the coding sequence ATGACCATCACCATCGGCATCAACGGGTTCGGACGGATCGGGCGCTGCACCTTGGCCCATATCGCGGAAAGCAACCGTAACGACGTGCAGGTGGTGGCGATCAATGCCACCGGGCCGATCGAAACAAATGCCCATCTTCTGAAATACGACTCGGTTCATGGGCGGTTCCCCGGCACGGTGAAGGTGTCGGATGGGATGCTCGATCTGGGGCGCGGGCCGATCCGGGTGATGTCGACCTACAATCCGGGCGAGTTGGATTGGGAAGGCGTGGATGTCGTGCTGGAATGCACAGGCCAGTTCAATGATCGCGACAAGGCGGCGGTCCATCTGGGGCGCGGGGCCAAGCGGGTGCTGGTGAGTGCGCCTGCCAAACGGGCCGACAAGACGGTTGTCTATGGTGTGAACCACCGCGCGCTGACAGCCGAGCATCTGGTCGTGTCGAACGGGTCTTGCACCACGAACTGCCTTGCCCCCTTGGCCAAGGTTCTGAATGACGCGATCGGGATCGAGTCGGGCATCATGACGACGATCCATTCCTATACCGGCGATCAACCGACGCTGGATCGGCGGCACAAGGACCTGTATCGCGCGCGCGCTGCGGCCATGGCGATGATCCCCACCAGCACGGGCGCGGCCAAAGCTTTGGGCGAAGTGCTGCCAGAGCTTGCGGGCAAGCTGGATGGCAGCGCGATCCGGGTGCCGACCCCGAATGTCAGCGCGGTGGATCTGACCTTTGTGGCGGGCAAGACGGTGACAGCGCAGGACGTGAACGACATCGTCCGCGAGGCGGCGGCGGGCTATATGGGCATGGTCTTGGCCTATGATCCGGAACCCAAGGTGTCCATCGACTTCAACCACACGCCACAATCGTCTATCTTTGCCCCGGACCAGACCAAGGTGGTCGGTGGCCGCACGGTGCGCGTGCTGGCCTGGTATGACAACGAGTGGGGCTTCTCCTGCCGGATGGCCGATGTGGCCGGGGTGATGGGGCGGCTCCTCCACTGA
- a CDS encoding GNAT family N-acetyltransferase translates to MLRRATEGEIPEVAALIAGQPMVLLQQSEDWLREIANGPAQGVLIWDDGGLEGFAVIDWDYPGVMGLWNLALLHPGRGTGQRFIRAVLDEVFGVMGAHRLFCDAAFDNAAALAAFPKAGFQREGVMRACWQREPGIWVDCVAFSMLHQEWKALT, encoded by the coding sequence ATGCTGCGGCGCGCGACCGAGGGGGAAATCCCAGAGGTCGCCGCCCTGATCGCGGGTCAGCCCATGGTGCTGTTGCAGCAGTCCGAAGATTGGCTGCGCGAGATCGCCAACGGTCCGGCACAGGGGGTGCTGATCTGGGATGACGGCGGGCTTGAGGGCTTTGCCGTCATAGATTGGGATTATCCGGGCGTCATGGGCCTTTGGAACCTTGCCCTCTTGCATCCCGGACGGGGAACGGGGCAGAGGTTCATCCGCGCCGTGCTGGATGAGGTCTTTGGCGTGATGGGGGCGCATCGCCTGTTCTGCGATGCCGCCTTCGACAATGCGGCGGCCTTGGCGGCCTTTCCCAAGGCGGGATTTCAACGCGAAGGCGTCATGCGCGCCTGCTGGCAGCGCGAACCGGGGATTTGGGTCGATTGCGTTGCCTTTTCGATGCTGCACCAGGAATGGAAAGCCCTGACATGA
- the purL gene encoding phosphoribosylformylglycinamidine synthase subunit PurL, giving the protein MTEPAITPELIASHGLKPDEYQRILEIIGREPTFTELGIFSAMWNEHCSYKSSKKWLRTLPTTGPQVICGPGENAGVVDIGDGQAVIFKMESHNHPSYIEPHQGAATGVGGILRDVFTMGARPIAAMNALSFGEPSHPKTSHLVKGVVEGIGAYGNAFGVPTVGGEVRFHRAYNGNCLVNAFAAGLADADKIFYSAASGVGMPVVYLGAKTGRDGVGGATMASAEFDDTIEEKRPTVQVGDPFTEKRLLEACLELMASGAVISIQDMGAAGLTCSAVEMGDKGGLGIRLQLDNVPQRETGMTAYEMMLSESQERMLMVLKPEKEAEARAIFVKWDLDFAIVGETIPEDRFLILHGNEIKADLPLSKLSSSAPEYDRPWVETPAAAALADVPAIAPLAGLRALIGSPTYAHKAWVWEQYDSQVGADTVVTPGLPAGVVRVHGTGKALAFTSDVTPRYVKANPVEGGKQAVAEAYRNLTAVGAKPLATTDNLNFGNPEKPEIMGQFVGAIKGIGAAVAALDMPIVSGNVSLYNETDGKAILPTPTIGAVGILSSLEEIIHGKPKAGDAVVLIGDAGAHLGQSAVLAEMFGIEAGDAPHVDLETEKRHGEFVRANRKLIRACTDLGDGGLALAVFEMAEGARIGVTVESGEAGFLFGEDQARYLVATDKADALIAAGKAAGVPVAVVGRFGGEAVSFGGDAAPMADLSALYRSAFATAVA; this is encoded by the coding sequence ATGACAGAGCCCGCCATCACCCCCGAACTGATCGCCAGCCACGGGCTGAAGCCGGATGAGTATCAGCGGATATTAGAGATCATCGGGCGGGAGCCGACCTTCACGGAACTGGGTATCTTTTCCGCGATGTGGAACGAGCATTGTTCCTATAAATCGTCGAAGAAATGGCTGCGCACGTTGCCGACCACGGGGCCGCAGGTGATCTGCGGGCCGGGCGAGAACGCGGGTGTGGTGGATATCGGTGATGGGCAGGCCGTGATCTTCAAGATGGAGAGCCACAACCACCCGTCCTATATCGAACCCCATCAAGGCGCGGCGACGGGCGTGGGCGGCATTCTGCGCGATGTGTTCACCATGGGCGCGCGGCCCATCGCGGCGATGAATGCCCTGAGCTTTGGCGAGCCGTCGCATCCCAAGACATCGCATCTGGTGAAGGGTGTGGTTGAGGGGATCGGGGCTTATGGCAATGCCTTTGGCGTGCCGACGGTGGGCGGTGAGGTGCGGTTTCACCGCGCCTATAACGGCAACTGTCTGGTGAACGCCTTTGCGGCTGGTTTGGCCGATGCGGACAAGATCTTTTACTCTGCCGCCAGCGGTGTGGGGATGCCTGTCGTCTATCTTGGGGCCAAGACGGGGCGTGATGGCGTCGGCGGGGCCACGATGGCATCTGCCGAATTCGATGACACGATCGAGGAAAAGCGTCCCACGGTGCAGGTCGGCGACCCTTTCACCGAAAAGCGCCTCTTGGAGGCGTGTCTGGAACTTATGGCCTCTGGGGCGGTCATCTCCATTCAGGACATGGGGGCCGCGGGCCTGACCTGTTCGGCAGTGGAGATGGGCGACAAGGGCGGCCTTGGCATCCGGCTGCAACTGGACAACGTGCCCCAGCGCGAGACGGGCATGACGGCCTATGAGATGATGCTGTCGGAAAGCCAAGAGCGGATGCTGATGGTGCTGAAGCCCGAGAAAGAGGCCGAGGCGCGGGCGATTTTCGTGAAATGGGACCTTGATTTCGCCATCGTGGGCGAGACGATCCCCGAGGATCGGTTCCTGATCCTGCACGGGAATGAAATCAAGGCAGACCTGCCTTTGTCGAAGCTTTCCTCTTCGGCCCCGGAATATGATCGGCCATGGGTGGAAACCCCTGCGGCAGCGGCCTTGGCGGACGTTCCGGCGATTGCGCCCTTGGCGGGGCTGCGCGCGCTGATCGGCAGCCCGACCTATGCCCATAAGGCGTGGGTCTGGGAACAATATGACAGTCAGGTGGGCGCCGACACTGTGGTGACACCGGGCCTGCCTGCGGGGGTGGTGCGGGTGCATGGCACGGGCAAGGCGCTGGCCTTCACGTCGGATGTGACGCCGCGCTATGTGAAGGCGAACCCGGTCGAAGGCGGCAAGCAGGCGGTGGCCGAGGCCTATCGCAACCTGACGGCGGTGGGGGCAAAGCCCCTTGCCACGACCGACAACCTGAATTTCGGCAACCCGGAAAAGCCGGAAATCATGGGGCAATTCGTCGGCGCGATCAAAGGCATCGGGGCGGCGGTGGCGGCACTGGATATGCCCATCGTTTCGGGCAACGTGTCGCTTTACAACGAAACCGATGGCAAGGCGATCCTGCCCACGCCGACGATCGGCGCGGTGGGGATTCTGTCTTCGCTTGAGGAAATCATCCATGGCAAGCCCAAGGCGGGCGATGCGGTGGTGCTGATCGGGGACGCGGGCGCGCATCTGGGCCAATCGGCGGTTCTGGCCGAGATGTTCGGGATCGAGGCGGGCGATGCGCCGCATGTCGATCTGGAGACCGAAAAGCGGCATGGGGAATTCGTGCGGGCCAACCGCAAGCTGATCCGGGCCTGCACGGACCTTGGCGATGGCGGCTTGGCGCTGGCGGTCTTTGAAATGGCCGAAGGCGCGCGGATCGGCGTGACGGTCGAGAGTGGCGAGGCCGGGTTCCTGTTTGGTGAGGATCAGGCGCGGTATCTGGTGGCGACCGACAAGGCCGATGCCCTGATCGCGGCGGGCAAGGCGGCGGGGGTTCCGGTGGCCGTGGTGGGCCGCTTTGGCGGTGAGGCCGTGTCCTTTGGCGGCGATGCGGCCCCGATGGCCGATTTGTCGGCGCTGTATCGGTCGGCCTTTGCGACGGCGGTTGCCTGA
- the gap gene encoding type I glyceraldehyde-3-phosphate dehydrogenase — MTVKVAINGFGRIGRNVLRGIIESGRTDIEVVAINDLGPVETNAHLLRFDSVHGRFPAQVTTGEDWIDVGRGPMKVTAIKNPADLPWGHVDIVMECTGIFTSKEKCLAHLENGSKRVLISAPGDGADKTIVYGVNHHTLTKDDVVVSNASCTTNCLSPVAKVLNEVVGIEKGMMTTIHSYTGDQPTLDTMHKDLYRARAAALSMIPTSTGAAKAVGLVLPELKGKLDGFAIRVPTPNVSVVDLKFIAKRATSVEEINAAIKAAADGPMKGILGYTEFKNVSSDFNHDPHSSVFHMDQTKVMDGTFVSILSWYDNEWGFSNRMADTAVAMGKLI; from the coding sequence ATGACCGTCAAAGTCGCCATCAACGGGTTCGGCCGGATCGGCCGCAACGTGCTGCGCGGGATCATCGAGTCGGGTCGTACCGATATCGAAGTCGTGGCGATCAACGATCTGGGTCCGGTCGAGACGAATGCCCATCTCTTGCGCTTTGATTCGGTTCATGGGCGCTTTCCGGCGCAGGTGACCACGGGCGAGGACTGGATTGATGTCGGTCGCGGGCCGATGAAGGTGACCGCCATCAAGAACCCCGCCGATCTGCCTTGGGGCCATGTGGATATCGTGATGGAATGCACCGGCATCTTCACGAGCAAGGAGAAATGCCTTGCCCATCTGGAAAACGGATCAAAGCGGGTCCTGATCTCGGCCCCCGGCGATGGGGCGGACAAGACCATCGTCTATGGCGTGAACCATCACACGCTGACCAAGGATGACGTGGTCGTTTCAAACGCCTCTTGCACCACCAACTGCCTGTCGCCGGTGGCCAAGGTGTTGAACGAGGTGGTGGGGATCGAAAAGGGGATGATGACCACCATCCATTCCTATACCGGCGATCAGCCGACCTTGGACACGATGCACAAGGACCTGTATCGCGCCCGCGCGGCGGCCCTGTCGATGATCCCGACCAGCACGGGCGCGGCAAAGGCCGTGGGTCTGGTTCTGCCAGAGTTGAAGGGCAAGCTGGACGGTTTCGCGATCCGGGTGCCGACGCCCAATGTTTCGGTCGTTGACCTGAAATTTATCGCCAAGCGCGCGACCAGCGTGGAAGAGATCAACGCCGCGATCAAGGCGGCGGCGGATGGGCCGATGAAGGGCATTCTGGGCTATACGGAGTTCAAGAATGTCTCGTCGGACTTCAACCATGATCCGCATTCGTCGGTCTTCCATATGGACCAGACGAAGGTGATGGATGGGACCTTCGTGTCGATCCTGTCTTGGTATGACAATGAATGGGGTTTCTCGAACCGCATGGCCGATACCGCCGTTGCGATGGGCAAGTTGATCTGA
- a CDS encoding DUF808 domain-containing protein has translation MSGLLALLDDVAAIAKLAAASVDDIAAAATKAGTKAAGVVIDDAAVTPKYVHGFSADRELPMIWRIAVGSMRNKLILLLPALLALDHFLPVAITPLLMLGGAYLCFEGAEKVVHALAPHADHVVEQDFDTADPAHLEEEKVAGAIKTDFILSAEIMTIALATIESPSFVMQAITLAVVGALITVAVYGAVALIVKMDDVGLHMAATGRTGAGRALGRGLVQAMPKLMSALSLIGTAAMLWVGGNIVTHGLEVTHLWPWPYETIHHLAEAAATALNMAQGFVAWLVTAFFDGIFGLILGVILIPIATRIIGPAITAITGKKKAAP, from the coding sequence ATGAGCGGATTGCTCGCCCTGCTGGATGACGTGGCCGCCATCGCGAAACTTGCCGCCGCCTCGGTCGATGATATCGCCGCTGCCGCCACCAAGGCGGGGACAAAGGCCGCAGGCGTGGTGATCGACGATGCCGCCGTGACGCCGAAATATGTCCACGGCTTTTCCGCCGACCGCGAATTGCCGATGATCTGGCGTATCGCGGTCGGGTCGATGCGGAACAAACTGATCCTGCTTCTGCCCGCGCTTCTGGCATTGGACCACTTCCTTCCCGTGGCCATCACGCCGCTTTTGATGCTGGGTGGGGCCTATCTTTGTTTCGAAGGGGCGGAAAAGGTGGTTCACGCGCTTGCGCCCCACGCCGATCACGTGGTCGAACAGGATTTCGACACCGCCGATCCCGCGCATCTGGAAGAAGAAAAGGTCGCAGGCGCGATCAAGACCGACTTCATCCTCTCGGCCGAGATCATGACCATCGCGCTCGCCACCATCGAAAGCCCAAGTTTTGTGATGCAGGCCATCACGCTGGCCGTGGTTGGGGCCCTGATCACTGTCGCCGTCTATGGCGCGGTGGCCCTGATCGTGAAGATGGATGATGTGGGGCTCCACATGGCCGCCACGGGCCGAACCGGGGCAGGGCGCGCACTGGGGCGCGGGCTGGTGCAGGCGATGCCGAAACTCATGTCGGCGCTGTCCCTGATCGGGACTGCCGCCATGCTGTGGGTGGGCGGCAATATCGTCACCCATGGGCTGGAGGTGACGCATCTTTGGCCTTGGCCCTATGAGACGATCCACCATCTGGCCGAGGCCGCGGCCACGGCCCTGAACATGGCGCAGGGGTTCGTCGCATGGCTGGTGACCGCCTTCTTTGACGGAATTTTCGGCCTTATCCTTGGTGTGATCCTGATCCCGATTGCGACCCGGATCATCGGGCCGGCCATCACCGCCATCACCGGAAAGAAAAAGGCCGCGCCCTAG
- a CDS encoding GNAT family N-acetyltransferase — protein sequence MTLRPALPADFAFIRALAQRPDYGIYITDEDEARLAFYASDPGHRLLIWEEDGARAGFALFAEVGEPSGAVELRRLALDVAGGGRGLGFVRALTDYGFAVLGARRVWLDASGENLRAQKIYERAGYRLEGRLRDHWWRPMLGRTVDLMLYGMLRAEWETLPSPAPLAAPRP from the coding sequence ATGACGCTGCGCCCTGCTTTGCCTGCCGATTTCGCCTTTATCCGCGCGCTGGCGCAGCGGCCGGATTACGGCATCTACATCACCGATGAGGATGAGGCACGGCTTGCCTTTTATGCCAGTGATCCGGGGCATCGGCTGCTGATCTGGGAAGAGGATGGCGCGCGGGCGGGCTTTGCGCTGTTTGCCGAGGTGGGTGAGCCATCCGGGGCGGTGGAGTTGCGCAGGCTGGCCTTGGATGTGGCGGGCGGTGGGCGTGGCCTTGGTTTCGTGCGGGCGCTGACTGATTACGGGTTTGCGGTCTTGGGCGCGCGGCGCGTCTGGTTGGATGCGAGCGGTGAAAATCTGCGGGCGCAGAAGATTTATGAACGGGCGGGCTATCGGCTAGAGGGGCGGCTTCGGGATCATTGGTGGCGCCCGATGCTGGGGCGGACTGTGGACCTGATGCTGTATGGAATGCTGCGGGCGGAATGGGAAACCCTTCCATCCCCTGCCCCACTTGCGGCCCCACGACCTTAG
- a CDS encoding BolA/IbaG family iron-sulfur metabolism protein: MAITAQDIEKLIRESFPQAKITVQGDDGQHFAAEVIDASFKGMNRVQQQRAVYAALKGKMDGAHGELHALALTTKAPD, from the coding sequence ATGGCGATTACGGCGCAGGATATCGAGAAGCTGATCCGCGAAAGCTTTCCACAGGCGAAGATCACGGTGCAGGGCGATGATGGGCAGCATTTCGCCGCCGAGGTGATTGACGCAAGTTTCAAGGGCATGAACCGGGTGCAACAGCAGCGGGCGGTCTATGCCGCGCTGAAGGGCAAGATGGATGGCGCGCATGGGGAACTCCATGCGCTGGCGCTGACGACCAAGGCGCCGGATTGA
- a CDS encoding cell division protein ZapA codes for MPELHVTIGGRSFPVACQEGEEHFLRTAAAMLDAEAQPIVAAMGRLPEAKMLLMAGLMLADKTAAVEDEIRTLKARIAELEARPDTRVEVPVIPPQVSETLAEIAAQAEALAQRVEEAQASG; via the coding sequence ATGCCTGAACTTCACGTCACCATTGGCGGCCGGTCCTTCCCCGTCGCCTGTCAGGAAGGCGAGGAACATTTCCTCCGCACCGCCGCCGCCATGCTGGATGCCGAGGCGCAGCCGATCGTGGCCGCAATGGGCCGCTTGCCCGAGGCAAAGATGCTGCTGATGGCGGGGCTGATGCTGGCCGACAAGACGGCGGCGGTCGAAGATGAGATTCGCACCCTCAAGGCCCGCATCGCGGAACTTGAAGCGCGGCCGGATACCCGGGTCGAGGTTCCGGTGATCCCACCGCAAGTCAGCGAGACTTTGGCCGAGATCGCCGCGCAGGCCGAAGCGCTGGCCCAAAGGGTGGAAGAAGCGCAGGCCAGCGGCTGA
- a CDS encoding YciI family protein, translated as MKYMLLLYVDPAIEPKPGTPEWDSYMQGFMTVGERTKGVATFLAGDGLQGVETATSLRLRDGKRETMDGPFAETREHLGGFYLIEAPDLDAALTYASEIPVARIGTVEVRPVMVY; from the coding sequence ATGAAATACATGCTTCTCCTCTATGTGGACCCCGCGATCGAACCCAAACCCGGCACGCCCGAATGGGACAGCTATATGCAAGGCTTCATGACCGTCGGCGAACGCACCAAGGGCGTCGCCACCTTCCTCGCCGGCGACGGTCTGCAAGGGGTTGAAACCGCCACCTCCCTCCGCCTGCGCGATGGCAAACGGGAAACCATGGATGGCCCCTTTGCCGAAACCCGCGAACATCTGGGCGGCTTCTACCTGATCGAGGCCCCCGACCTTGATGCCGCCCTCACCTATGCCTCCGAAATTCCCGTCGCCCGCATCGGCACGGTCGAGGTGCGCCCGGTCATGGTCTATTGA
- a CDS encoding CcdB family protein: MAEQYDLYRMAEGDYVVVLQSDLLDALNTRAVCLAIPEGAVVPALPALSPILTVGDIRLRLAPHVVATLTLGELGTFVANLSHERDRIIRAFDLMVTGL; the protein is encoded by the coding sequence ATGGCCGAACAATATGACCTCTATCGCATGGCCGAAGGGGACTATGTGGTCGTACTTCAATCGGATTTGCTGGATGCGCTGAACACCCGTGCCGTTTGCCTTGCCATCCCCGAAGGGGCCGTCGTGCCTGCTTTGCCCGCTCTGTCGCCGATTTTGACGGTGGGTGACATCCGTCTTCGTCTCGCCCCCCATGTCGTCGCCACCTTGACTTTGGGAGAGCTTGGAACCTTCGTCGCCAACCTGTCGCACGAACGCGATCGCATCATCCGTGCTTTCGACTTGATGGTAACCGGGCTCTGA
- the tkt gene encoding transketolase: MDIQTLRARHPDHWMRACAIRTLTLDAVAAANSGHSGMPMGMADVATVLFEKHLNFDPAAPRWPNRDRFILSAGHGSMLIYSLLYLTGYADMTLEQIRNFRQWGAITAGHPEFGHVAGVETTTGPLGQGIANAVGFAMAEENLRARWGAKVVDHHTYVIAGDGCLMEGVSQEAIALAGKQKLSRLIVLWDDNGITIDGKVSIADVTDQKARFAASGWNVLSCDGHDPEDIDRALVAAKASDKPTMIACKTHIALGHAAQDTSKGHGALTDAGQMAAAKEAYGWTHGPFEIPADIKKAWEAKGARGAAAHAEWQARFAALSAAKQAEFTRIFAGEAPAKLGSVIRGLKKAAVETMPKLATRAASEKVLAAVNPVMTETIGGSADLTGSNNTKTADLGVFTPEDRKGRYVYYGIREHGMAAAMNGMALHGGVRPYGGTFMCFTDYARPSMRLSALMGLPVVYVMTHDSIGLGEDGPTHQPVEHLAMSRATPNTLVIRPADLVETAEAWEVALTQKSTPTVLALSRQNLPAVRKAHVNQNLVAKGAYVLAEATGKRQVILMATGSEVEIALKARDALEAEGIGTRVVSMPSMELFAQQDEAYRKRVLPGGPVRVAIEAGVRQGWDRWLLGERGKEAKAGFVGMSSFGASAPMERLYKEFGITAEHAVAVAKSLL; encoded by the coding sequence TTGGACATTCAGACGCTCCGCGCCCGCCACCCGGACCATTGGATGCGCGCCTGCGCGATCCGCACCCTGACGCTTGACGCAGTGGCAGCTGCCAATTCAGGCCATTCGGGGATGCCGATGGGCATGGCCGATGTGGCCACGGTGCTGTTTGAAAAGCATCTGAACTTTGATCCCGCCGCCCCGCGCTGGCCGAACCGCGACCGCTTTATCCTGTCGGCGGGCCACGGGTCGATGCTGATCTATTCGCTGCTGTACCTTACCGGCTATGCCGACATGACGCTGGAGCAGATCCGGAACTTCCGCCAATGGGGGGCCATTACCGCCGGACACCCGGAATTCGGCCATGTGGCAGGGGTGGAAACCACCACTGGGCCGCTCGGTCAGGGGATCGCCAATGCCGTGGGCTTTGCCATGGCCGAGGAAAACCTGCGCGCGCGCTGGGGGGCGAAGGTCGTCGATCACCACACCTATGTGATCGCGGGCGACGGCTGCCTGATGGAGGGCGTGAGCCAAGAGGCCATCGCCCTGGCGGGCAAGCAGAAATTGTCGCGGCTGATCGTGCTGTGGGATGACAACGGGATCACCATCGACGGCAAGGTTTCCATTGCCGATGTGACGGATCAAAAGGCGCGTTTCGCGGCCTCGGGCTGGAATGTGCTGTCCTGCGACGGGCATGACCCCGAGGATATCGACCGTGCGCTGGTGGCCGCGAAGGCATCCGACAAGCCCACGATGATCGCCTGCAAAACGCATATCGCGCTGGGCCATGCGGCACAGGACACGTCAAAGGGCCATGGCGCCCTGACGGATGCAGGCCAGATGGCGGCGGCGAAAGAGGCCTATGGCTGGACCCATGGGCCGTTCGAGATCCCTGCCGACATCAAAAAGGCGTGGGAAGCGAAGGGCGCCCGTGGCGCGGCAGCCCATGCCGAATGGCAGGCGCGTTTCGCGGCGCTGTCGGCGGCGAAACAGGCCGAATTCACGCGCATCTTCGCAGGCGAAGCACCGGCCAAGCTTGGTTCCGTGATCCGGGGCCTGAAGAAGGCGGCGGTCGAGACGATGCCGAAGCTTGCCACCCGTGCGGCATCGGAAAAGGTGCTGGCGGCGGTCAACCCGGTGATGACGGAAACCATCGGGGGATCGGCGGACCTTACGGGATCGAACAACACCAAGACCGCCGATCTGGGCGTTTTCACGCCCGAAGATCGCAAGGGCCGTTACGTCTATTACGGCATCCGCGAACATGGGATGGCGGCGGCGATGAATGGCATGGCGCTGCATGGCGGCGTGCGGCCCTATGGCGGCACCTTCATGTGCTTTACCGACTACGCGCGGCCGTCGATGCGGCTTTCGGCGCTGATGGGGCTGCCGGTCGTCTATGTGATGACGCATGACTCCATCGGTCTGGGCGAGGATGGGCCGACCCACCAACCGGTTGAACATCTGGCCATGAGCCGGGCCACGCCCAACACCCTTGTGATCCGTCCCGCCGATTTGGTGGAAACGGCAGAGGCGTGGGAAGTGGCACTGACCCAGAAGTCGACGCCCACCGTGCTGGCGCTGTCGCGGCAAAACCTGCCTGCGGTGCGCAAGGCGCATGTGAACCAGAACCTCGTGGCCAAAGGGGCCTATGTTCTGGCCGAAGCCACGGGCAAGCGGCAGGTGATCCTGATGGCCACCGGGTCCGAGGTGGAGATCGCGCTGAAGGCGCGCGATGCGCTGGAGGCTGAAGGGATCGGCACGCGGGTCGTGTCCATGCCGTCGATGGAGCTGTTTGCCCAGCAGGACGAGGCATACCGCAAGCGCGTGCTGCCCGGTGGCCCGGTGCGCGTGGCGATCGAGGCGGGCGTGCGTCAGGGCTGGGACCGCTGGCTTCTGGGCGAACGCGGGAAAGAAGCGAAGGCGGGCTTTGTGGGCATGTCCTCCTTCGGTGCCTCGGCCCCGATGGAACGGCTGTATAAGGAATTCGGGATTACGGCAGAACATGCCGTGGCGGTGGCGAAGTCGCTGCTCTGA
- the grxD gene encoding Grx4 family monothiol glutaredoxin → MSAQDQIRETIEKNDVVLFMKGTKMMPQCGFSSRVAGVLNYMGVTFADVNVLADPDIRQGIKDFSDWPTIPQLYVKGEFVGGCDIVTEMTLSGELDALFDQKGVTYDKDAANKIREANA, encoded by the coding sequence ATGAGCGCGCAGGACCAGATCCGCGAGACGATCGAAAAGAATGACGTGGTGCTTTTCATGAAAGGCACCAAGATGATGCCGCAATGCGGGTTTTCGTCCCGCGTGGCGGGGGTTCTGAATTACATGGGCGTGACCTTCGCCGATGTGAACGTGCTGGCCGATCCCGATATCCGGCAGGGCATCAAGGATTTCAGCGACTGGCCGACGATCCCGCAGCTTTACGTGAAGGGCGAATTCGTGGGCGGCTGCGATATCGTGACCGAGATGACGCTGTCGGGCGAGTTGGACGCGCTGTTCGATCAGAAGGGCGTGACCTATGACAAGGACGCGGCGAACAAGATCCGCGAGGCGAATGCCTGA